The proteins below come from a single Rhizobium sp. BT04 genomic window:
- a CDS encoding DMT family transporter yields the protein MDSRMNAWTWGLLVLLGLIWGGSFFFARIAVQHVPPLTLVFFRLLLAALALHIYIAGRFDFYSILWRRWREFLILGLINNALPHALIFFGQTRIGAGLAAILNATTPIWTVLIANYFTSDEKLSAAKIGGCLVGLAGTIVLIGPGISAGGEAPLWALLLPVLAAISYGFAATYGKRFRNVPAPVTAAGQLTASSLIALPLSLLSDRPWKLAAPSLDVLLAILALALLSTAFGYILYFRIMAAAGATNASLVTLLVPPSAILLGALFLGERLALGEFIGMALIGFGLVILDGRIYRLLSRTT from the coding sequence GCCTGATCTGGGGCGGCTCCTTCTTCTTTGCCCGCATCGCCGTCCAGCACGTGCCGCCGCTGACGCTGGTCTTTTTTAGGCTGCTGCTCGCAGCGCTGGCGCTGCATATCTATATCGCCGGCCGTTTCGACTTCTATTCGATCCTCTGGCGCCGCTGGCGCGAATTCCTCATCCTCGGCCTGATCAACAATGCCCTGCCGCATGCGCTGATTTTCTTCGGCCAAACCCGCATCGGCGCCGGCCTCGCGGCGATCCTGAATGCGACGACGCCGATATGGACCGTGCTCATCGCCAATTATTTCACCTCCGACGAGAAGCTGTCCGCGGCAAAGATCGGCGGCTGCCTTGTTGGCCTGGCCGGAACGATCGTGCTGATCGGACCTGGCATCTCGGCCGGTGGCGAGGCGCCGCTCTGGGCGCTGCTTCTGCCGGTGCTTGCCGCCATCTCTTATGGTTTCGCCGCCACCTACGGCAAACGCTTCAGGAATGTTCCCGCCCCGGTCACCGCTGCCGGCCAGTTGACCGCCTCCTCGCTGATTGCGCTGCCGCTGTCGCTGCTGTCAGATCGCCCCTGGAAGCTTGCCGCACCGTCGCTCGATGTCCTGCTTGCCATTCTGGCGCTGGCGCTGCTGTCGACCGCCTTCGGCTACATCCTCTATTTCCGCATCATGGCGGCCGCCGGCGCCACTAACGCCTCCCTCGTCACCCTGCTGGTGCCGCCGAGCGCCATCCTTCTCGGCGCGCTTTTCCTCGGCGAAAGGCTCGCACTCGGCGAATTTATCGGTATGGCGCTGATCGGGTTCGGCCTCGTCATTCTTGACGGCCGCATCTATCGCCTGTTGAGCCGCACCACCTGA
- the metF gene encoding methylenetetrahydrofolate reductase [NAD(P)H], with protein MALNNEVRGRNIGISFEFFPPKSEEMEGQLWDTVSKLQDWAPDFVSVTYGAGGTTKAPTLTAVTRFLSQTPLATASHLTCVGATKDETHQMIETFRKVGVTHFVALRGDAPGGAGAPYQPHPGGYANAAELVAGLKEIGDFEISVSAYPEKHPESRDTAADIEMLKRKADNGADRALTQFFFDNDNFERYLERVRAAGISIPIVPGIMPIQNLTQLKRFAGACGTIIPAFLDERFAGFDDKPEERAKVAADVAAEQIEDLVRRGLNEFHLYTMNRAPLVSAVLDNLGLSRRAPKSAGAAA; from the coding sequence ATGGCTTTGAATAACGAGGTACGCGGCCGCAACATCGGGATTTCCTTCGAATTCTTCCCGCCGAAATCGGAGGAGATGGAAGGGCAGCTCTGGGATACCGTCAGCAAGCTGCAGGACTGGGCTCCGGATTTCGTGTCGGTGACCTACGGCGCTGGCGGCACCACCAAGGCGCCGACGCTCACCGCCGTAACACGGTTCCTGTCGCAGACGCCGCTTGCCACCGCCTCGCACCTGACCTGCGTCGGGGCGACTAAGGACGAGACGCATCAGATGATCGAGACCTTCCGTAAGGTCGGCGTGACGCATTTCGTGGCGCTGCGCGGCGATGCGCCCGGCGGCGCCGGCGCGCCCTACCAGCCGCATCCCGGCGGCTATGCCAATGCGGCGGAGTTGGTGGCCGGCCTCAAGGAGATCGGCGATTTCGAGATTTCGGTTTCCGCCTATCCGGAAAAACACCCGGAAAGCCGTGACACGGCTGCCGATATCGAGATGCTGAAGCGCAAGGCCGACAATGGCGCCGACCGGGCGTTGACGCAGTTCTTCTTCGACAACGACAATTTCGAGCGTTATCTGGAGCGGGTGCGCGCTGCCGGTATCTCGATCCCGATCGTGCCCGGCATCATGCCGATCCAGAATCTGACGCAGCTGAAGCGTTTCGCAGGCGCCTGCGGCACCATCATTCCGGCCTTCCTGGATGAGCGCTTCGCCGGCTTCGACGACAAGCCCGAGGAGCGGGCGAAGGTCGCAGCCGATGTCGCCGCCGAGCAGATCGAGGATCTCGTCCGGCGCGGCCTGAACGAGTTCCATCTCTATACGATGAACCGCGCGCCGCTGGTTTCCGCCGTGCTCGACAATCTCGGTCTCTCCCGCCGGGCGCCAAAGAGCGCGGGCGCGGCCGCCTGA
- a CDS encoding metalloregulator ArsR/SmtB family transcription factor — MSEPLKLGLDALVDVLKAAGEPTRLRLLALLDGGDLTVTDLTEILGQSQPRISRHLKLLGEAELIERYQEGAWAYFRLKQDGKAAMLVRALLKHVSENDPTILRDGERLSAVKRQRAERAQAYFSRNAAEWDELRRLHAADEEVDAAVIRLLGSQPIDSLLDLGTGTGRILELLSGLYRRAIGVDASRDMLSVARANLDKSRITKATVRHADILNLPFEGQDFDLVTIHQVLHFFDQPEIAIAEAARMLRPGGRLVVIDLAPHTLEYLRDEHAHVRLGFSHQAISDWLHRAGLDVEQVVDLHPGQQSGQGLTVTVWLARDPRRLMASQTSEGAEPTFAGRV, encoded by the coding sequence ATGAGCGAACCCTTGAAGCTTGGACTGGATGCGCTGGTGGACGTCTTGAAGGCGGCCGGCGAGCCCACGCGCCTGCGTCTTCTGGCGCTTCTCGACGGCGGCGACCTGACGGTGACCGATCTTACCGAAATTCTCGGCCAATCCCAGCCCCGCATCTCCCGACATCTGAAGCTGCTTGGCGAGGCCGAGCTGATCGAACGCTATCAGGAGGGCGCCTGGGCCTATTTCCGCCTCAAGCAGGACGGCAAGGCGGCCATGCTGGTGCGGGCATTGCTGAAGCATGTCTCCGAGAACGATCCGACCATTCTTCGCGACGGCGAGCGGCTGTCGGCGGTCAAGCGCCAGCGGGCCGAGCGGGCACAGGCCTATTTCAGCCGCAACGCGGCGGAATGGGACGAGCTTCGCCGCCTGCATGCGGCCGACGAGGAAGTCGATGCCGCCGTCATCCGGCTGCTCGGCAGCCAGCCGATCGATTCGCTGCTCGATCTCGGCACCGGCACCGGCCGCATCCTCGAACTGCTTTCCGGGCTCTACCGCCGGGCGATCGGTGTCGATGCCAGCCGCGACATGCTGAGCGTGGCGCGCGCCAATCTCGACAAATCCCGCATCACCAAGGCCACCGTGCGCCATGCCGATATCCTGAACCTGCCGTTCGAGGGCCAGGATTTCGACCTGGTGACGATCCATCAGGTGCTGCATTTCTTCGACCAGCCGGAGATCGCCATCGCGGAAGCGGCGCGCATGCTGCGGCCGGGCGGCCGGCTCGTGGTCATCGACCTTGCGCCGCACACGCTCGAATATCTCCGCGACGAGCATGCGCATGTCCGTCTCGGTTTTTCGCACCAGGCGATATCCGACTGGCTGCACAGGGCCGGGCTCGACGTCGAGCAGGTGGTCGATCTTCATCCGGGTCAGCAAAGCGGGCAGGGGTTGACGGTCACCGTCTGGCTCGCGCGCGATCCCAGGCGCCTCATGGCTTCGCAGACGAGCGAAGGCGCCGAACCTACATTTGCCGGGAGAGTATGA
- the ettA gene encoding energy-dependent translational throttle protein EttA — MARQFIYHMSGLNKAYGNKKILENIHLSFYPDAKIGILGPNGAGKSTVLRIIAGQDKEYTGEAWLAEGATVGYLEQEPHLDPSKTVFENVMEGVASKTAVLERYNELMMNYSDETAEEGAKLQDIIDSQNLWDLESQVEMAMEALRCPPRDADVTSLSGGERRRIALCRLLLSQPDLLLLDEPTNHLDAETIAWLEKHLRDYPGAVMMITHDRYFLDNVTGWILELDRGRGIPYEGNYSAYLLAKAKRMQQENREEAGRQKAISREQEWIASSPKARQAKSKARIKSYEQLVEAAEKQRPGDAQIIIPVSERLGQVVIEMEGITKGFEGRTLINDLSIKLPPGGIVGIIGPNGAGKTTLFKMITGQEKPDAGSVRIGETVHLGYVDQSRDALDGSKTVWEEISGGAEVIKLGKFDMNSRAYCGAFNFKGGDQQQKVGNLSGGQRNRVHLAKMLKAGGNVLLLDEPTNDLDTETLGALESALEAFAGCAIIISHDRMFLDRLATHILAFEGEGHVEWFEGNFEDYEQDKIRRLGPDALNPGSQAHKRLTR; from the coding sequence ATGGCACGTCAGTTCATCTATCATATGTCCGGCCTCAACAAGGCCTATGGCAACAAGAAGATCCTGGAGAATATCCACCTCTCCTTCTACCCCGATGCCAAGATCGGTATCCTCGGACCGAATGGCGCCGGTAAATCCACCGTGCTGCGCATCATTGCCGGACAAGACAAGGAATATACCGGCGAAGCCTGGCTCGCCGAAGGAGCGACGGTCGGCTACCTCGAGCAGGAGCCGCACCTCGATCCCAGCAAGACGGTGTTCGAGAACGTCATGGAAGGCGTTGCCTCGAAGACGGCCGTGCTCGAGCGCTACAATGAACTGATGATGAACTATTCCGACGAGACGGCGGAAGAGGGCGCGAAGCTCCAGGACATCATCGACAGCCAGAACCTCTGGGATCTGGAAAGCCAGGTCGAGATGGCGATGGAAGCCTTGCGCTGCCCGCCGCGCGACGCCGATGTTACCAGCCTGTCCGGTGGTGAGCGCCGCCGGATCGCGCTCTGCCGCCTGCTGCTGTCGCAGCCGGACCTGCTGCTGCTCGACGAACCGACCAACCACCTGGACGCCGAGACGATTGCCTGGCTCGAAAAGCATCTGCGCGACTATCCGGGCGCTGTGATGATGATCACCCACGATCGCTACTTCCTCGACAACGTCACCGGATGGATCCTCGAACTCGACCGCGGCCGTGGCATTCCCTATGAAGGCAACTACTCGGCTTACCTGCTCGCCAAAGCCAAGCGCATGCAGCAGGAAAACCGGGAAGAGGCAGGCCGTCAAAAGGCGATCAGCCGCGAACAGGAATGGATCGCTTCCAGCCCGAAGGCCCGTCAGGCAAAATCCAAGGCGCGTATCAAGTCCTACGAGCAGCTGGTGGAGGCCGCCGAAAAGCAGCGTCCCGGCGACGCGCAGATCATCATCCCGGTCAGCGAGCGCCTGGGACAGGTGGTCATCGAGATGGAGGGCATCACCAAGGGCTTCGAGGGCCGCACGCTGATCAACGACCTGTCGATTAAGCTGCCGCCGGGCGGCATCGTCGGCATCATCGGCCCGAACGGCGCCGGCAAGACGACGCTGTTCAAGATGATCACCGGCCAGGAAAAACCGGACGCGGGATCCGTCCGCATCGGTGAGACGGTCCATCTCGGTTATGTCGACCAGAGCCGCGACGCACTTGACGGCAGCAAGACCGTTTGGGAGGAAATCTCAGGCGGCGCTGAGGTCATCAAGCTCGGCAAGTTCGATATGAACTCCAGGGCCTATTGCGGCGCCTTCAACTTCAAGGGCGGCGATCAGCAGCAGAAGGTCGGCAATCTCTCGGGCGGCCAGCGCAACCGCGTTCACCTTGCCAAGATGCTGAAGGCCGGCGGCAACGTTCTGCTGCTCGACGAACCGACCAACGACCTCGATACGGAAACGCTGGGTGCGCTCGAAAGCGCGCTGGAAGCGTTTGCCGGCTGCGCCATCATCATCAGCCACGATCGCATGTTCCTCGACCGTCTGGCGACGCACATTCTGGCTTTCGAAGGCGAGGGCCATGTGGAATGGTTCGAAGGCAACTTCGAGGATTATGAACAGGACAAGATCCGCCGCCTTGGCCCTGATGCCCTCAACCCGGGCAGCCAGGCGCATAAACGCCTGACGCGCTAA
- a CDS encoding ribonuclease, which yields MSSMQLRTLTFAVSMVLAGAAVAQEAGGRTRFILAASWQPAFCQTNQKKAECASQTGERPDATNFSLHGLWPMRQDYCGVSAEQKAADKDGNWTTLPEVTLSAETKAALAKAMPGTQSGLERHEWTKHGTCTKMSAEDYFGVGVHLLGALNTSAVRDLFAANIGKPVKAEAIKAAFDKSFGPGAGDRVKMSCRRAGNVKMVSGLTIGLSEAAGAASAKSAGLADLIQGAGKTSFGCDEGVVDAAGF from the coding sequence ATGAGCAGCATGCAGTTGCGTACCTTGACGTTCGCCGTGTCGATGGTTCTTGCCGGCGCCGCCGTGGCGCAGGAGGCCGGCGGGCGCACCCGTTTTATTCTTGCGGCAAGCTGGCAGCCCGCCTTTTGCCAGACGAACCAGAAGAAGGCAGAATGCGCCAGCCAGACCGGCGAGCGCCCCGATGCGACGAATTTTTCGCTGCACGGGCTCTGGCCGATGCGGCAGGATTATTGCGGCGTGAGTGCCGAGCAGAAGGCCGCCGACAAGGACGGCAACTGGACCACATTGCCGGAGGTCACGCTTTCGGCCGAGACGAAGGCGGCGCTCGCAAAAGCCATGCCCGGCACGCAATCCGGCCTGGAACGGCATGAATGGACAAAGCACGGCACCTGCACGAAAATGAGCGCCGAGGACTATTTCGGCGTCGGCGTGCATCTCCTCGGCGCACTCAACACGTCGGCCGTGCGCGATCTCTTTGCCGCCAATATCGGCAAGCCTGTTAAAGCCGAGGCGATCAAGGCGGCTTTCGACAAGAGCTTCGGGCCGGGTGCCGGTGACCGCGTCAAGATGAGCTGCCGGCGGGCGGGCAATGTCAAGATGGTCAGCGGGTTGACGATCGGGCTTTCGGAGGCCGCCGGAGCGGCGTCGGCGAAAAGTGCTGGCCTTGCCGATCTGATCCAGGGGGCGGGGAAAACCTCCTTCGGCTGCGACGAGGGCGTCGTCGACGCTGCGGGCTTTTGA
- a CDS encoding alpha/beta fold hydrolase yields MFSETQRLAVPGASLAYHHAEATGAARGILLISHGLAEHSKRYRAFAETMAARGYHVYAHDHRGHGETTAADAPIGRFAQRGGVEKVIGDVLAMRGHAAARHPGLPVILFGHSMGGLIALNASVTAPADFDAVAVWNSNFAVGLAGRAAQAILLAERMLKGSDVPSGLLPKLTFGAWGNAIPGRRTEFDWLSRLPGEVDKYIADPLCGFDASVSLWLDLFELTFRAPQKSHLDRVPRDMPIHLVGGGEDPATERGKAIRWLSNHLKAQGFSRISTQIYQDMRHETLNEIGADAATAAFADWCDGAAARA; encoded by the coding sequence ATGTTTTCTGAAACGCAGAGGCTCGCCGTGCCCGGGGCGTCGCTCGCCTATCACCATGCCGAAGCCACAGGCGCGGCCCGCGGCATCCTGTTGATATCGCACGGTCTTGCCGAACATTCGAAACGCTATCGCGCCTTTGCCGAGACGATGGCGGCGCGCGGCTATCACGTCTATGCCCATGATCATCGCGGGCACGGCGAAACCACCGCAGCCGACGCGCCGATCGGCCGCTTCGCCCAACGAGGTGGCGTCGAAAAGGTGATCGGTGACGTCCTTGCCATGCGCGGCCATGCCGCCGCCCGCCATCCCGGCCTGCCGGTGATCCTCTTCGGCCATTCGATGGGCGGCCTGATCGCCCTCAATGCATCCGTCACGGCGCCGGCCGATTTCGATGCCGTCGCCGTCTGGAATTCGAATTTCGCCGTCGGCCTTGCCGGCCGCGCCGCCCAGGCAATCCTGCTTGCCGAGCGCATGCTGAAGGGCTCCGACGTGCCGAGCGGCCTGTTGCCGAAGCTGACCTTCGGCGCCTGGGGAAATGCGATCCCGGGCCGCCGCACCGAGTTCGACTGGTTGTCGCGCCTACCCGGTGAAGTCGATAAATATATCGCCGATCCGCTCTGCGGCTTCGATGCCTCGGTCTCGCTCTGGCTCGATCTCTTCGAACTGACGTTTCGCGCGCCGCAGAAATCCCATCTCGACCGAGTGCCCCGTGATATGCCGATCCATCTGGTCGGCGGCGGAGAGGATCCCGCCACAGAGCGTGGAAAAGCTATCCGCTGGCTGTCAAACCATTTGAAAGCCCAAGGCTTCTCTCGTATCAGCACTCAGATATATCAGGACATGCGGCACGAAACGCTGAATGAGATCGGCGCGGATGCGGCGACCGCGGCCTTTGCGGACTGGTGCGACGGGGCCGCCGCAAGAGCCTGA
- a CDS encoding DMT family transporter, which translates to MSSSSSRTVSSPSEVTTGLALMFLSVMVSPLIDIFSKLAVVTIPSAEVTAARFAIQALCMLPIVLWRRSFTDFSWSQSLFHAIRGAIITVSMISFVTTLKYMAVADAIAIFFVEPIIVTIFGGIFLKETIGWRRYTACGVGFFGAMLIIQPSFEEVGYVALLPVLSALCIAIFVLMTRVLSHREDPWAMQFQMGIWGLLFCAILLYFGEGTGSDLLDPVMPQGNVWFYLAGVGATAAIAGIFGVYAYRAAPASTLAPLQYFEIVSATIFAWLVFGDFPNAVKWLGIMIIMASGFYILWRERRFASRPVSDTSEATLAP; encoded by the coding sequence ATGAGCAGCTCCTCCTCCCGTACAGTATCGTCCCCCTCCGAAGTGACGACAGGGCTTGCGCTGATGTTTCTATCGGTGATGGTCTCGCCGCTCATCGATATCTTCTCCAAGCTTGCCGTCGTCACCATTCCATCCGCCGAGGTCACCGCCGCCCGCTTCGCCATCCAGGCGCTCTGCATGCTGCCGATCGTGCTGTGGCGGCGCAGCTTTACCGATTTCTCCTGGAGCCAGAGCCTGTTCCATGCCATCCGCGGCGCGATCATCACCGTCTCGATGATCTCCTTCGTTACCACCCTGAAATACATGGCGGTCGCCGACGCGATTGCGATCTTCTTCGTCGAGCCGATCATCGTGACGATCTTCGGCGGCATCTTCCTGAAGGAAACAATCGGCTGGCGGCGCTATACCGCCTGCGGCGTCGGCTTCTTCGGAGCGATGCTGATCATCCAGCCGAGTTTTGAGGAGGTCGGCTATGTCGCGCTTCTGCCCGTCCTCAGCGCGCTCTGCATCGCAATCTTCGTGCTGATGACCCGCGTCCTCTCGCACAGGGAAGACCCCTGGGCGATGCAGTTCCAGATGGGCATCTGGGGCCTGCTCTTTTGCGCCATCCTGCTCTATTTCGGCGAGGGAACCGGTTCCGACCTCCTCGATCCCGTCATGCCGCAGGGCAATGTCTGGTTCTATCTCGCCGGCGTCGGCGCCACGGCCGCAATCGCTGGTATCTTCGGGGTTTATGCCTATCGCGCCGCACCGGCCTCGACGCTGGCGCCGCTGCAATATTTCGAGATCGTATCGGCGACAATCTTCGCCTGGCTGGTCTTCGGCGACTTTCCGAATGCGGTCAAATGGCTCGGCATCATGATCATCATGGCGTCGGGCTTCTACATCCTCTGGCGCGAGCGCCGCTTTGCATCCAGACCCGTATCCGATACATCTGAGGCGACGCTGGCGCCGTAA
- a CDS encoding CaiB/BaiF CoA-transferase family protein: MTETVTKKPPLARIRVIELARVLAGPWAGQMLADLGADVIKVENPDGGDDTRQWGPPFVEGADGENLSAAYYHAANRGKRSITADLKSEEGQDLVRRLVATADVVIENFKLGGLVKYGLDYDSLRKVNPKLVYCSITGFGQTGPYAGLAGYDYIVQGISGFMSITGEPDGQPMKAGVAIADIFTGIYAVSAIEAALIHALKTGEGQLIDMALLDVQSAVLANQNMNYLVSGSAPTRLGNAHPNISPYEVVPAADGYLILAVGNDGQFRRLCAILGLVAMSGDERFSTNRARVANRGEVRRLISTETLKWQKADLLKACEENAVPSGAINTIEEMFADPQVQARGLRIDLADAAGTMIPGVRTPVVMSETPLRYTRPSPRLGEHRDEILAELAEYEREASS; encoded by the coding sequence ATGACGGAAACCGTGACGAAAAAGCCGCCGCTTGCCCGCATTCGAGTGATCGAGCTTGCCCGCGTGCTGGCCGGCCCCTGGGCAGGACAGATGCTTGCCGATCTCGGCGCCGACGTCATCAAGGTCGAAAATCCCGATGGCGGCGACGATACCCGCCAATGGGGGCCGCCCTTCGTCGAAGGCGCCGATGGCGAAAATCTCTCGGCCGCCTATTATCACGCCGCCAATCGCGGCAAACGCTCCATCACCGCCGACCTAAAGAGCGAGGAAGGCCAGGATCTCGTCCGCCGGCTCGTCGCCACCGCCGATGTGGTGATCGAGAACTTCAAGCTCGGCGGCCTCGTCAAATATGGACTCGATTACGACAGCCTGCGGAAGGTGAACCCGAAGCTCGTCTATTGCTCGATCACCGGCTTCGGCCAGACCGGCCCTTATGCCGGCCTCGCCGGCTACGACTATATCGTCCAGGGCATATCCGGCTTCATGTCGATCACCGGCGAGCCTGACGGCCAGCCGATGAAGGCGGGCGTCGCGATCGCCGATATCTTCACCGGCATTTATGCCGTCTCGGCAATCGAGGCAGCCCTGATCCACGCGCTGAAAACAGGCGAAGGCCAGCTCATCGATATGGCCCTGCTCGACGTGCAATCGGCAGTCCTCGCCAATCAGAACATGAACTACCTGGTCTCCGGCTCAGCACCGACCCGCCTCGGCAATGCCCATCCCAATATCTCGCCCTATGAGGTCGTGCCGGCGGCTGACGGTTACCTCATCCTCGCGGTCGGAAACGACGGCCAGTTCCGCCGCCTCTGCGCCATCCTCGGCCTGGTGGCGATGTCAGGCGACGAACGCTTTTCCACCAACAGGGCCCGCGTCGCCAATCGCGGCGAGGTGCGCCGCCTCATCTCTACCGAGACGCTGAAATGGCAGAAGGCGGATCTTCTGAAGGCCTGCGAGGAGAATGCGGTCCCATCAGGCGCGATCAACACGATCGAGGAAATGTTCGCCGATCCGCAGGTGCAGGCCCGCGGCCTGCGCATCGACCTTGCGGATGCCGCAGGCACGATGATCCCGGGTGTCAGGACGCCGGTCGTCATGTCCGAGACGCCATTGCGTTACACCAGGCCGAGCCCGCGCCTCGGCGAACACAGGGATGAAATTCTGGCAGAACTCGCCGAGTACGAGAGGGAGGCATCGTCATGA
- a CDS encoding thiamine pyrophosphate-binding protein, whose translation MKKSGGELIVEALKANGVKRLSCVPGESFLAVLDALRDSDIDVLVCRQEGGAAMMADCWGRLTGEPGICMVTRGPGATNASAGLHISKQDSIPMILFIGQVQREAREREAFQEVEFRRAFTEFAKWVGEIDDAARIPEFVTRAFAIATSGRPGPVVLTLPEDMLRDEVEAPRAKRYVGVEAHPGRSQIDDFYLRLLKAERPMVILGGTRWDADAVADFAIFAERFKLPVGCSFRRQMLFDHLHPCYAGDVGIGINPALAKEIRESDLLILLGSRMSEMPSSSYTLIDIPYPQQSLVHVYPDASELGRIYRPDLAICAAAVDFVEALADLEAPAEPHWAERTERMHQAYLAWSKPPSTGPGAVHMGPIMEWLEANTGPETIFTNGAGNYATWVHRFHRFRRFNTQAAPTSGSMGYGLPAAVAAKRLFPEREVICFAGDGCFLMHGQEFATAIRYGLPIIAVVVNNGIYGTIRMHQEREYPGRVSSTDLTNPDFAALARAYGGHGETVERTEEFAAAFERARASGKPAIIEVKLDPEAITPTRTLSEIAQTKSR comes from the coding sequence ATGAAGAAGAGCGGCGGAGAACTGATCGTCGAGGCGTTGAAGGCGAACGGCGTCAAGCGTCTTTCCTGCGTGCCCGGCGAGAGTTTCCTCGCCGTCCTCGACGCGCTGCGCGACAGCGATATCGACGTCCTCGTCTGCCGCCAGGAGGGCGGGGCGGCGATGATGGCGGATTGCTGGGGCAGGCTGACCGGCGAACCCGGCATCTGCATGGTCACCCGCGGCCCCGGCGCCACCAATGCCTCCGCCGGCCTGCATATATCAAAGCAGGATTCGATCCCGATGATCCTCTTCATCGGCCAGGTGCAGCGCGAAGCACGCGAGCGTGAGGCCTTCCAGGAGGTCGAATTCCGCCGCGCCTTCACCGAATTCGCCAAATGGGTGGGCGAGATCGACGATGCCGCCCGCATTCCCGAGTTCGTCACCCGCGCCTTTGCGATCGCAACCTCCGGCCGCCCCGGCCCTGTGGTGCTGACGCTGCCGGAAGACATGCTGCGCGACGAAGTCGAGGCGCCCCGCGCCAAGCGCTATGTCGGCGTCGAAGCCCACCCCGGCCGCAGCCAGATCGACGATTTCTACCTGCGCCTGCTCAAAGCCGAGCGGCCGATGGTGATCCTCGGCGGCACGCGCTGGGATGCCGATGCCGTCGCCGATTTTGCAATTTTCGCCGAACGTTTCAAATTGCCGGTCGGCTGCTCGTTCCGCCGGCAGATGCTGTTCGACCATCTGCATCCCTGTTATGCCGGCGATGTCGGCATCGGCATCAATCCGGCGCTGGCAAAGGAGATCAGGGAGAGCGACCTGCTGATCCTGCTCGGCAGCCGCATGTCGGAAATGCCCTCCTCGTCCTACACACTGATCGATATCCCCTACCCCCAGCAATCGCTGGTCCACGTCTATCCCGATGCGTCCGAACTCGGCCGTATCTACCGTCCGGATCTTGCGATCTGCGCCGCAGCTGTCGATTTCGTTGAAGCGCTCGCCGATCTGGAAGCGCCGGCCGAGCCGCACTGGGCGGAGCGCACGGAGCGCATGCACCAGGCCTATCTTGCCTGGTCGAAGCCGCCTTCGACAGGTCCGGGCGCCGTCCATATGGGGCCGATCATGGAGTGGCTGGAGGCCAATACCGGGCCAGAGACGATCTTCACCAACGGCGCCGGCAACTATGCCACCTGGGTGCACCGCTTCCATCGTTTCCGCCGCTTCAACACGCAAGCCGCCCCCACCTCTGGCTCGATGGGTTACGGGCTGCCCGCCGCCGTCGCCGCCAAGCGGCTCTTTCCCGAGCGCGAGGTCATCTGCTTTGCCGGCGACGGCTGTTTCCTGATGCATGGCCAGGAATTCGCCACCGCCATCCGCTATGGCCTGCCGATCATCGCGGTCGTCGTCAACAACGGCATTTACGGCACCATCCGCATGCATCAGGAGCGCGAATATCCCGGCCGCGTCAGCAGCACCGATCTGACCAACCCCGATTTCGCAGCCCTTGCCCGCGCCTATGGCGGCCATGGCGAGACGGTGGAAAGGACGGAAGAATTCGCCGCGGCCTTCGAGCGGGCGCGCGCCAGCGGCAAACCCGCGATCATCGAAGTGAAGCTCGATCCGGAAGCGATCACGCCGACACGCACGCTGTCCGAAATCGCGCAAACAAAAAGCCGGTGA
- a CDS encoding RidA family protein, whose amino-acid sequence MSIKRIDIGSRMSGAVIHGNTVYLAGQVGEGESVTDQCKSSLAEVDRLLAASGSSKSKILQTIVYLSDIADFAEMNAVWEGWIDPANPPARATSEAKLAAPKYKVEFIVTAAID is encoded by the coding sequence ATGAGCATTAAGCGTATCGACATCGGCTCGCGCATGAGCGGCGCCGTCATTCACGGCAACACGGTCTATCTCGCAGGCCAGGTCGGCGAGGGCGAAAGCGTCACTGATCAGTGCAAGTCCTCGCTTGCCGAAGTCGACCGCCTGCTGGCTGCATCAGGCAGCAGCAAGTCGAAGATCCTGCAGACGATCGTCTATCTCTCCGACATCGCCGATTTCGCCGAGATGAACGCCGTCTGGGAAGGCTGGATCGATCCGGCCAATCCGCCGGCCCGCGCCACCAGCGAAGCCAAGCTCGCTGCGCCGAAATACAAGGTCGAGTTCATCGTCACGGCTGCGATCGACTAA
- a CDS encoding TIGR01244 family sulfur transferase, with product MDIRQIDDEYSVSGQITLEELDEIKALGFKSIVCHRPDHESPDQTSFSVIEARAKELGLEIAHVPVGPMGVTEEAVQGMVDALDEFPRPMLGYCRSGARSTAIYQKTHHIRS from the coding sequence ATGGATATTCGCCAGATCGACGATGAATATTCGGTTTCGGGCCAGATCACGCTGGAGGAGCTCGACGAGATCAAGGCGCTCGGGTTCAAATCGATCGTCTGCCACCGCCCCGATCATGAGAGCCCTGATCAGACATCGTTCTCCGTCATCGAGGCGCGCGCCAAGGAGCTCGGTCTCGAGATCGCCCATGTGCCTGTCGGACCGATGGGCGTGACCGAGGAAGCGGTGCAGGGCATGGTCGATGCGCTCGACGAATTCCCGCGGCCGATGCTCGGCTATTGCCGCTCCGGCGCCCGCTCGACGGCGATCTACCAGAAGACCCACCATATCCGCAGCTAG